From one Thermomicrobiales bacterium genomic stretch:
- the lepB gene encoding signal peptidase I — MFEGSRTEPTPGDLAPRRESTIAGPEDTQNLPVVEPTPKTERGMLWDIVETLLLALLVFVAVRAIVLNFRVDGESMSPNLDSGEMLLVNRAIYWHFDVNGILDALPFVDRSGSQIVYPLHPPQRGDIVVLHPPVDRGKPYIKRVIGLPGERLSIHDGAVYINGQRLEEPYLHGVSTSWAGTLGQQEITIPDGQVYVLGDNRANSSDSRAFGPIAIDQIIGRAWIAYWPGDDIGILSTPSYPR, encoded by the coding sequence ATGTTCGAAGGCTCCCGAACCGAGCCAACTCCCGGCGATCTGGCGCCCCGTCGTGAATCGACAATCGCCGGACCCGAAGATACCCAGAATCTCCCCGTCGTGGAACCGACGCCAAAGACCGAACGCGGAATGCTGTGGGACATCGTAGAGACTCTCCTCCTCGCGCTGTTGGTATTTGTCGCCGTCCGCGCGATCGTCCTCAACTTCAGAGTCGACGGTGAATCGATGTCCCCGAACCTGGATTCTGGCGAGATGCTGCTGGTGAACCGGGCCATCTATTGGCATTTCGACGTGAACGGGATTCTCGACGCGCTACCCTTCGTCGATCGATCCGGCTCGCAGATCGTCTACCCACTCCATCCACCGCAGCGAGGCGACATCGTCGTGCTGCACCCTCCCGTCGACCGAGGCAAGCCGTATATCAAGCGAGTGATTGGGCTGCCCGGAGAACGTCTCTCAATCCACGACGGCGCGGTCTATATCAATGGACAGCGTCTCGAGGAACCGTATCTCCACGGCGTATCGACCTCATGGGCGGGAACACTCGGTCAGCAGGAGATTACGATTCCCGATGGACAGGTCTACGTGTTGGGCGATAATCGAGCGAACTCGTCCGATTCTCGGGCATTCGGGCCAATCGCGATCGACCAGATCATTGGGCGGGCCTGGATCGCATACTGGCCAGGAGATGATATAGGTATCCTGTCCACGCCGTCATATCCTCGATAG
- a CDS encoding ROK family protein, whose protein sequence is MPQPRGRSEASDRPPVVGVEIGGRGLRVVLARADARILDTERAVDMGATAHVTIDTICTLIDQLLARHQLTASNISGIGIAFGGPVDVHRGITLRSHRVDGFEQFPLVGVMEERFGVPTVLENDARAAAFGEYTHGAGRGARDMVYLHLGNGVGGAVIIRGTLLHGAAMTAGEIGHMVVSTNGPRCSCGKTGHLEAYASEPAIISRMMTQLATAEPHARTRWLSSPGITLQLIFARYDSDPIAQSIIDETIQVIGLAGANLVTALNPDAFVIGGYVALAGPRLIAGVRAKIRQYAVEPAAQRVVVAPSHLGVDAGVIGAVVLAGRT, encoded by the coding sequence GTGCCCCAACCCCGCGGTCGAAGCGAAGCCAGCGATCGACCGCCAGTCGTCGGGGTGGAGATCGGTGGCCGGGGCCTGCGAGTCGTCCTTGCCAGGGCAGATGCCAGAATCCTTGACACCGAACGCGCCGTTGACATGGGCGCAACCGCGCACGTCACTATCGATACGATTTGCACTCTGATCGATCAGCTCCTCGCTCGCCACCAACTCACCGCCTCCAACATCTCTGGTATTGGTATCGCGTTCGGCGGGCCGGTTGACGTGCACCGCGGAATCACCTTGCGGTCGCACCGCGTTGATGGATTCGAGCAATTTCCCCTCGTCGGCGTGATGGAGGAGCGGTTTGGCGTGCCGACGGTGCTGGAGAACGATGCCAGGGCGGCCGCGTTTGGAGAGTACACGCACGGCGCCGGGCGCGGCGCTCGTGACATGGTGTATCTGCACTTGGGAAATGGCGTCGGAGGCGCGGTCATCATTCGCGGCACGCTCCTTCACGGGGCCGCGATGACGGCCGGCGAGATCGGTCACATGGTAGTGTCGACGAACGGACCACGTTGTTCCTGCGGCAAGACCGGACACCTGGAAGCGTACGCCTCTGAACCTGCGATCATCTCAAGGATGATGACACAGCTCGCCACGGCCGAACCACACGCCCGCACTCGCTGGCTATCGAGCCCGGGTATCACCCTCCAGTTGATCTTCGCGCGTTACGACAGCGACCCGATCGCCCAGTCGATTATCGATGAGACGATCCAGGTGATCGGTCTGGCGGGAGCGAATCTCGTCACTGCCCTTAATCCCGACGCATTCGTCATCGGCGGCTACGTCGCCCTCGCAGGGCCACGCCTTATCGCGGGCGTCCGCGCAAAGATCCGACAATACGCGGTCGAGCCGGCGGCGCAACGAGTCGTAGTCGCGCCGAGCCACCTCGGAGTGGATGCTGGTGTTATCGGGGCAGTTGTCCTGGCGGGACGAACATGA
- a CDS encoding NAD(P)H-dependent oxidoreductase subunit E: MAQEVHVSESDLERVRELLRTNYKPRDYEEAQELILGACQDVQHLIGWVSPEAAKIIGEHLGVTENRIFGLLTFYADFRTQPPGNHFMLLCHGTACFVAGSQKLIDELQDRYGIAGDETTADGELTVQVVNGCLGVCELAPVVQVDHHDYFGNLDIARFNEAIAEIIRRGPAEGHHEAH; this comes from the coding sequence TTGGCTCAGGAGGTTCACGTCAGCGAGTCGGATCTCGAACGCGTTCGCGAACTACTGCGGACGAATTACAAGCCGCGAGACTACGAGGAGGCGCAAGAACTCATCCTCGGCGCTTGCCAGGATGTTCAGCACCTGATCGGTTGGGTATCGCCGGAGGCCGCCAAAATCATCGGCGAACATCTCGGCGTCACCGAAAACCGTATCTTCGGGTTGCTCACGTTCTACGCCGACTTCCGAACACAGCCCCCCGGCAACCACTTCATGCTGCTGTGCCATGGCACTGCCTGTTTCGTTGCTGGTAGCCAGAAGCTGATCGACGAGTTGCAGGATCGCTACGGCATCGCCGGAGACGAAACGACTGCCGACGGCGAGCTCACTGTCCAGGTTGTCAATGGCTGCCTCGGCGTCTGCGAGCTTGCGCCGGTCGTGCAGGTGGATCATCACGACTATTTCGGCAACCTGGATATCGCCAGGTTCAACGAGGCGATCGCCGAAATCATCCGGCGGGGACCGGCGGAGGGTCATCATGAAGCTCACTGA
- the recQ gene encoding DNA helicase RecQ, with the protein MLETLRSVWGYDSFRPLQEDIVRTILDGHDAFVLLPTGGGKSLCYQLPALLLEGLTVVISPLIALMKDQVDALTELDVPATFINSSLDSREIHDRLAAISRGEIKLLYVAPERFATAGFIQRLQARGVSLVAIDEAHCVSEWGHDFRPEYRDLLRLRDAFPNAVFAAFTATATSHVQSDIRQQLGLAGAQQFQGSFNRPNLFYDVRPKRDAYHQIASYIRSHPGKSGIIYCLSRAGTESTSERLRRDGFSALAYHGGMDSHARHRAQEAFVRDDIQVVVATIAFGMGIDKPDVRFVIHQDLPRNLESYYQESGRAGRDGEPADCILFYSYGDVVRQTVFVDDKPTPHLREIAQTQLKQMAAWAEGSCCRREALLSYFDEPFAGQPPPCCDICGDPPEMIDMTIAAQMLMSCVKRTGERFGLAYVIDVLRGSKDQRIVRAGHDKLSTWGIGKDRPKAEWQHLGRALIRDGYLHQDTTNFNILSVTQAGGDVLFREKRVSFAKLPAVAKADSQDQASEAYPELFERLRRLRKQIADTRGVPPYVVFPDSTLRQIATQLPSTPQALLQVIGVGARKAEAYGAVFLAEVDMFIRDTGATPKSLPTRDAAPLRRQTMSKTARESLAIFNQGQSVEDVAHQRGLAATTVEAHLVEAIESGAEVDVRHMLTDQMIHDVTKVIARTGDDLLRPIMDELGEDADYTWGELRLIRAILRQQRTKMPPG; encoded by the coding sequence GTGCTTGAAACGCTCCGGTCAGTATGGGGCTATGATTCGTTCCGCCCACTTCAAGAGGACATTGTCCGAACGATCCTTGATGGACACGATGCATTCGTGCTCCTGCCAACCGGCGGTGGCAAGTCGCTGTGTTATCAGCTTCCGGCTCTCCTGCTCGAAGGTTTGACGGTCGTCATATCGCCGTTGATTGCTCTGATGAAGGATCAGGTCGACGCGTTGACCGAGCTCGACGTGCCGGCGACGTTCATCAACAGCTCACTTGATTCGCGTGAGATCCACGATCGGCTTGCCGCCATTTCCCGTGGCGAGATCAAGCTGCTCTACGTTGCGCCGGAACGGTTCGCAACGGCTGGGTTCATTCAGCGGCTCCAGGCACGCGGTGTGTCCCTGGTCGCCATCGATGAGGCGCATTGCGTCTCAGAGTGGGGGCACGACTTTCGTCCGGAGTATCGCGATCTACTCCGACTTCGAGATGCATTTCCGAACGCTGTCTTCGCCGCGTTCACTGCGACGGCGACGAGCCACGTGCAGAGCGATATCCGCCAGCAACTAGGGCTCGCGGGCGCTCAGCAGTTTCAGGGAAGCTTCAATCGTCCAAATCTCTTTTATGACGTGAGACCCAAGCGCGACGCGTATCACCAGATCGCGTCTTATATACGTAGCCATCCCGGCAAAAGCGGCATCATCTACTGCCTATCGCGTGCTGGAACAGAGTCCACGTCCGAGCGTTTGCGTCGAGATGGCTTCTCTGCTCTCGCATATCACGGCGGGATGGATTCGCACGCGCGTCACCGGGCACAGGAAGCATTTGTCCGCGACGATATTCAGGTCGTAGTTGCGACGATTGCGTTCGGCATGGGGATCGACAAACCAGACGTGCGCTTCGTTATCCATCAGGATCTGCCGCGCAACCTGGAAAGCTACTATCAAGAGAGCGGCCGCGCCGGCCGGGACGGCGAGCCCGCCGATTGCATCCTGTTCTACAGTTACGGGGACGTGGTCCGGCAGACGGTCTTCGTCGACGACAAGCCGACTCCACATCTGCGCGAGATTGCGCAGACCCAGCTCAAACAGATGGCGGCCTGGGCGGAGGGTTCTTGCTGTCGCCGAGAGGCGTTGCTGAGTTACTTCGATGAGCCATTCGCCGGCCAGCCTCCGCCATGCTGTGATATCTGCGGCGACCCACCCGAGATGATCGATATGACGATCGCCGCGCAGATGCTGATGTCCTGCGTCAAGCGCACTGGGGAACGATTTGGTCTGGCCTACGTTATCGACGTGCTGCGTGGATCGAAGGATCAACGCATCGTTCGCGCAGGGCATGACAAGCTCTCGACGTGGGGGATCGGCAAGGATCGTCCTAAGGCTGAGTGGCAACATCTCGGACGAGCGCTGATCCGCGATGGCTACTTGCATCAAGACACCACGAACTTCAATATCCTTTCGGTCACCCAGGCAGGAGGGGATGTTCTGTTTCGCGAGAAGCGTGTGAGCTTCGCGAAGCTGCCGGCCGTAGCGAAGGCCGACTCCCAGGATCAGGCGAGTGAGGCGTACCCCGAGCTCTTCGAGCGTCTTCGTCGGTTACGAAAGCAGATCGCCGACACACGTGGAGTGCCACCGTATGTCGTTTTTCCGGATTCGACATTGCGCCAGATCGCAACGCAACTTCCATCGACGCCGCAGGCACTACTGCAAGTCATCGGTGTCGGAGCGCGCAAGGCCGAGGCGTATGGCGCGGTGTTTCTTGCCGAGGTCGACATGTTCATTCGGGATACTGGCGCTACTCCGAAGTCGTTGCCAACACGCGATGCAGCGCCGCTACGTCGTCAGACAATGTCGAAGACAGCGCGAGAATCACTGGCGATCTTCAATCAGGGGCAATCTGTTGAAGATGTCGCGCACCAGCGCGGTCTTGCTGCCACGACTGTAGAGGCTCACCTTGTCGAGGCAATCGAGAGCGGCGCGGAGGTTGACGTTCGACACATGCTCACCGACCAGATGATCCACGACGTTACGAAGGTCATCGCGAGGACTGGTGATGACTTGTTGCGACCGATCATGGACGAGCTTGGGGAGGATGCTGACTACACCTGGGGCGAGCTGCGACTCATTCGAGCAATCCTGAGACAGCAGCGCACGAAAATGCCGCCGGGCTAA
- a CDS encoding NADH-ubiquinone oxidoreductase-F iron-sulfur binding region domain-containing protein, whose amino-acid sequence MKLTDRQAFEQYAERVSSDWAKLHDGSSWVFRVPIGEWSKSKGALATFDYLRLLLEESGLTYTLKRVGSGGWNWADPSVVVQGPNHPSILYANVTADRVPDLIASLKSGKPHEELAVGTFADTPVGNIQPIAQHPFFAGQKKFLTADWGVIDPESIEDYIARGGYGALKKALFEMTPDEVIEEMKTASVRGRGGAGFPAGIKWESARRSRAEPKFIAINSHEGEPNVYKDRQLIESNPHLVLEGILIACYAVGSNRGYNYVGGEHVLALERFRKAVAQAEEWGLIGENVLGSGFDVEVRARAGGGAYICGEGSALMYSVMGERGQPRTKPPRSVEEGLWRRPTMLNNTESIANAPLVIKNGGEWYASLGTEKSKGTKLFTFQGPLKRLGVVEMEMGVNLRHLIFDVYGGMKDGYAFKGVQTGGVSAGALREDQIDHPVDFDSLTSLGAMLGSGGFVVFDDTVCSVGFARYLMAFNRYESCSKCTPCRLGNPALTEILDRIRHGSARSADLQLIERTSKHVIELSLCGLGQVAPMPVLGMMRAFPEEWRQHVEDGVCAAGDCPMHARALMATAADG is encoded by the coding sequence ATGAAGCTCACTGATCGGCAGGCGTTCGAACAGTACGCCGAAAGGGTTTCATCCGATTGGGCGAAGCTTCACGACGGCAGCAGCTGGGTCTTCCGAGTGCCGATTGGCGAGTGGTCCAAATCAAAGGGCGCGCTGGCGACCTTCGACTACCTCCGGCTGTTGCTCGAGGAGTCGGGGCTGACCTACACGCTGAAGCGAGTCGGATCTGGCGGATGGAACTGGGCAGATCCATCGGTCGTGGTTCAGGGGCCAAACCATCCCTCGATTTTGTACGCGAATGTGACCGCCGACCGCGTGCCAGACCTCATCGCATCACTGAAGTCCGGCAAACCGCACGAAGAGCTCGCTGTCGGCACGTTCGCTGATACTCCGGTCGGCAATATCCAGCCAATCGCGCAGCACCCGTTCTTCGCCGGGCAGAAAAAATTCCTCACCGCCGACTGGGGCGTTATCGACCCTGAATCGATTGAGGACTACATCGCGCGTGGCGGGTACGGTGCGCTGAAAAAGGCGCTCTTCGAGATGACCCCGGATGAGGTTATCGAGGAGATGAAGACGGCGAGCGTCCGCGGACGTGGTGGCGCCGGGTTCCCGGCCGGCATCAAGTGGGAGAGCGCACGGCGATCGCGCGCCGAGCCCAAGTTCATCGCGATCAACTCCCACGAGGGCGAACCGAATGTCTATAAGGACCGTCAACTCATCGAGAGCAACCCGCATCTCGTCCTCGAAGGCATCCTGATCGCCTGTTACGCAGTCGGATCAAACCGCGGCTACAACTACGTCGGCGGCGAGCATGTCCTCGCATTGGAGCGGTTCCGCAAAGCGGTCGCCCAGGCTGAGGAATGGGGGCTGATCGGCGAGAACGTGCTGGGCTCCGGGTTCGATGTCGAAGTTCGCGCTCGCGCCGGCGGCGGCGCGTACATCTGCGGTGAGGGCTCCGCGCTGATGTACTCCGTTATGGGCGAACGGGGACAACCTCGCACGAAGCCGCCACGCAGCGTCGAAGAAGGCCTCTGGCGACGCCCGACGATGCTCAACAATACGGAGTCGATCGCCAATGCGCCGCTCGTCATCAAAAACGGCGGCGAGTGGTATGCCAGTCTGGGAACAGAGAAGAGCAAAGGCACGAAGCTCTTCACGTTCCAGGGCCCGCTGAAGCGGCTCGGCGTCGTCGAGATGGAGATGGGTGTCAACCTGCGCCATCTGATCTTCGACGTATACGGCGGGATGAAGGACGGCTACGCGTTCAAGGGTGTTCAGACAGGCGGCGTTTCTGCCGGCGCGCTTCGGGAAGATCAGATCGACCACCCGGTGGACTTCGATTCGTTGACATCGCTCGGGGCGATGCTCGGCTCGGGAGGATTCGTCGTCTTCGATGACACGGTCTGTTCTGTTGGCTTCGCGCGTTACCTGATGGCATTCAATCGCTACGAGTCATGCAGTAAGTGCACGCCGTGCCGGCTGGGGAATCCTGCGCTCACCGAGATTCTCGATCGTATCCGCCACGGCAGTGCTCGATCGGCCGATCTGCAGTTGATCGAGCGCACAAGCAAGCACGTCATCGAGCTATCACTGTGTGGTCTGGGCCAGGTTGCGCCGATGCCGGTTCTCGGTATGATGCGCGCGTTTCCTGAAGAGTGGCGCCAGCATGTCGAGGATGGCGTCTGTGCCGCCGGCGACTGCCCGATGCACGCGCGCGCGCTGATGGCGACCGCCGCAGACGGCTAG
- a CDS encoding ornithine cyclodeaminase: MRALRADEIRRLVPMRQAIELMKQAFAAHSRGETISPLRTPVNLPDGSGVVLFMPAYVPGGDDAPASVGVKVVSVFGGNRELGLPTINAIVVTVDPATGVPTGLLDGAMVTALRTGAVSGAATDLMARQDARTLAIIGAGAQGVTQAAAVCAIRPIAEIRVYDLFPQSRESFAERLATWLPSGMPQIIVAESARQAVVGADVICTATTSTSPVFEDAWLAPGAHINGIGAYTPEMQEIPDATIARSRIVVDSVEAALHEAGDLIQSIQRGAISRDAIKVELGDVAAGSAVGRESAGQITFFKSVGNAIQDMIVCGAALEAAISQGVGQSVDLS, encoded by the coding sequence ATGCGGGCATTACGGGCTGACGAGATCAGACGCCTTGTGCCGATGCGGCAGGCGATCGAGCTGATGAAGCAGGCGTTTGCAGCCCATAGCCGTGGCGAGACGATCAGCCCCCTTCGGACACCTGTGAATCTGCCGGACGGTAGTGGAGTTGTTCTGTTTATGCCTGCGTACGTTCCGGGAGGCGACGACGCGCCAGCGTCGGTCGGGGTGAAGGTGGTCTCTGTCTTCGGCGGTAACCGCGAACTCGGACTGCCAACGATCAACGCGATTGTCGTGACGGTCGATCCTGCGACAGGTGTGCCGACCGGATTGCTCGACGGCGCGATGGTCACCGCCCTGCGGACCGGCGCGGTCTCTGGGGCGGCGACCGATCTCATGGCTCGCCAGGACGCGCGGACGCTGGCCATCATCGGCGCGGGCGCGCAGGGCGTGACGCAAGCGGCAGCGGTCTGCGCGATTCGGCCGATCGCGGAGATACGGGTCTACGATCTGTTTCCGCAGTCGCGCGAATCGTTCGCCGAGCGCCTCGCAACGTGGCTACCCAGTGGGATGCCGCAGATTATCGTTGCGGAGTCGGCGCGACAGGCAGTCGTTGGAGCAGATGTCATCTGCACAGCGACGACGTCGACGAGTCCGGTCTTCGAGGATGCGTGGCTCGCGCCCGGCGCGCATATCAATGGGATCGGCGCCTACACACCCGAAATGCAGGAAATCCCGGACGCGACGATTGCACGATCCCGGATCGTTGTCGATTCGGTCGAGGCTGCGTTACACGAGGCCGGTGACCTGATTCAGTCGATTCAGCGAGGGGCGATTTCACGCGACGCAATCAAGGTCGAGCTTGGTGACGTCGCTGCCGGCAGCGCGGTCGGTCGTGAATCGGCCGGCCAGATCACATTTTTCAAGTCCGTCGGCAACGCAATCCAGGACATGATCGTCTGTGGGGCGGCGCTTGAAGCGGCGATAAGCCAGGGTGTCGGGCAGTCTGTCGACCTCTCCTAG
- a CDS encoding DUF1992 domain-containing protein, translating into MFEQLADEKIREAIERGDFDNLQSAGKRLSSMDDDYAGDDWMGIHILHNAGFLPEWLELRKQIYYERPAVLAALREWEDQIRRTGSPTHALCVRAGENYRKRAAEINARIDLHNIRCPGIMFELARFREDVTPNRLG; encoded by the coding sequence TTGTTCGAACAACTCGCCGACGAGAAGATTCGCGAGGCAATCGAACGGGGCGACTTCGATAATCTGCAGTCGGCTGGCAAGCGTCTCTCGTCGATGGATGATGACTATGCCGGCGATGACTGGATGGGCATCCACATCCTGCACAACGCGGGATTTCTTCCAGAGTGGCTCGAGTTGCGCAAACAGATCTATTACGAGCGGCCGGCCGTGCTCGCAGCGCTCCGCGAATGGGAAGACCAGATACGGCGGACAGGGTCACCCACACATGCGCTCTGCGTACGCGCGGGTGAGAACTACCGGAAGCGAGCCGCTGAGATCAATGCCAGGATCGACCTGCACAATATCCGCTGTCCGGGGATCATGTTCGAGTTGGCGCGGTTTCGAGAAGATGTGACGCCGAACAGGCTCGGCTAA
- a CDS encoding bifunctional nuclease family protein, which yields MIETTVDSIRVSLVTQARVVILKEVEGDRHLPIWIGAFEAEAIAMELQGIAASRPLPYDLLRSVIGELGANVNRIVITEINNDVFYARIVIQQNGMGVEIDSRPSDAIALAVRAKAPIFVEDAVMDRAGVQLDDDAEEETDHAGEGDGESPIPEERLSAFRDFIDTLDLDDFGQKKDN from the coding sequence ATGATCGAGACTACCGTCGACAGCATCAGGGTCAGCCTGGTCACCCAGGCACGAGTCGTCATTCTCAAAGAGGTCGAAGGTGATCGGCACCTCCCGATCTGGATTGGCGCGTTCGAGGCCGAGGCAATCGCCATGGAGCTCCAGGGCATCGCCGCGTCACGCCCTTTGCCGTATGACTTGTTGCGATCGGTGATTGGCGAGCTCGGAGCGAACGTCAATCGCATCGTCATCACCGAGATTAACAACGATGTCTTTTACGCTCGCATTGTCATTCAGCAAAATGGGATGGGCGTTGAGATCGACTCGCGACCTTCTGACGCGATTGCGCTCGCGGTACGCGCCAAAGCGCCGATCTTCGTCGAGGATGCCGTGATGGATCGCGCCGGCGTTCAGCTTGATGATGACGCCGAAGAAGAGACCGATCATGCTGGCGAAGGCGACGGTGAGTCGCCAATCCCTGAGGAGAGGCTCTCGGCGTTCCGTGATTTCATTGATACGCTGGATCTCGACGATTTCGGCCAGAAAAAGGACAACTAG
- a CDS encoding HEAT repeat domain-containing protein: MTTRIRIVRDMAQDAEDHVERHYQRALLVACRDSDPDVRLAAFDGLWEFDSPELLRILLSEIAEEPDARVREAMATGLGRFAADSDDDLALNEVLEALFERWEGDSAIDVRRRALESLGFLSGDDIVEAIEDAYNNHSIEIRASALQAMGRQGDNRWLDACLRELRSDDPELRFEAVTALGSIGDQRTVSAIVDMTDDEDVEVALAAIAALGEVGGPMAVNRLRQLSEDQSRAVAEAAADALQEASIMANPLRPLM, from the coding sequence ATGACGACGCGAATCCGCATTGTGCGTGATATGGCGCAAGACGCGGAAGACCACGTGGAGCGACACTACCAGCGAGCCCTCCTGGTTGCCTGCAGGGATTCCGACCCCGATGTCCGACTGGCGGCGTTTGACGGGCTCTGGGAGTTCGACTCTCCGGAGCTACTGAGGATTCTCCTCAGCGAGATTGCGGAGGAGCCCGACGCGCGCGTGCGAGAGGCGATGGCAACCGGCCTGGGCCGATTCGCGGCGGACAGCGACGACGACCTGGCGTTGAATGAAGTCCTCGAAGCGCTGTTTGAGCGCTGGGAGGGTGACTCGGCGATCGACGTGCGTCGTCGGGCGTTGGAGTCGCTCGGGTTTCTCAGCGGAGACGATATTGTCGAGGCAATCGAGGATGCCTACAACAACCACTCGATCGAAATCCGCGCCAGCGCGCTCCAGGCTATGGGCCGGCAGGGCGACAACCGCTGGCTTGATGCGTGCCTGCGGGAGTTGCGATCGGACGATCCTGAGCTTCGCTTCGAGGCGGTCACAGCGCTCGGATCAATCGGTGATCAGCGCACAGTTTCAGCGATCGTCGACATGACCGATGATGAGGATGTCGAGGTGGCGTTGGCTGCGATAGCGGCGCTCGGGGAAGTTGGCGGACCCATGGCCGTGAACCGGCTTCGCCAACTCAGCGAGGATCAAAGCCGGGCGGTGGCCGAGGCCGCTGCCGATGCCTTGCAGGAAGCGTCGATCATGGCGAACCCTCTTCGCCCATTGATGTAA
- a CDS encoding sigma-70 family RNA polymerase sigma factor: MSSCCACQVEGESPVAAGGSPVSGPVRERLEQGALEHIDALYRTALRMTRNAADAEDLVQETYLRAFRSLHQFTEGTNLRAWLFRILTNTYINEYRRRQRRPTNSSLDDIEEFYLYDHLIESGVQPSVERPEDIVLSRLSVDRVISAIDELPEEFRQVVLLADVEGFSYRDIASIVEIPIGTVMSRLYRARRRLQRQLYDAAVESGVLGKVDADGHV; the protein is encoded by the coding sequence ATGAGTTCGTGTTGTGCTTGTCAGGTTGAAGGTGAGTCGCCTGTCGCGGCCGGAGGGTCTCCGGTGAGCGGGCCGGTGAGAGAACGGCTCGAGCAGGGTGCGCTTGAACACATCGACGCGCTATACAGGACTGCGCTCCGTATGACACGGAATGCGGCCGACGCCGAGGATCTCGTTCAGGAGACATACCTTCGGGCGTTTCGCTCGTTACACCAGTTCACCGAGGGGACGAACCTCCGTGCGTGGCTGTTCCGCATTCTCACGAACACCTACATCAACGAATACCGTCGCCGGCAGCGTCGACCAACGAACTCCTCGCTCGACGACATCGAAGAGTTCTACCTCTACGATCACCTCATCGAGTCTGGCGTCCAACCGAGCGTCGAGCGACCAGAGGATATTGTGCTCAGCAGACTCTCGGTCGATCGAGTGATCAGCGCGATCGATGAGCTCCCTGAGGAGTTCAGACAGGTCGTCCTGCTTGCCGATGTTGAAGGGTTCAGCTACCGCGACATCGCATCGATCGTCGAGATTCCGATCGGGACGGTGATGTCTCGTCTCTATCGCGCTCGCCGCCGTCTTCAGCGCCAACTGTACGACGCGGCAGTCGAGTCCGGAGTCCTTGGGAAAGTCGACGCTGATGGGCACGTGTAA